In Variovorax paradoxus, a single genomic region encodes these proteins:
- a CDS encoding DUF1697 domain-containing protein codes for MPAKKPASTTRHVALLRGVNVNGITIKSAELKALFVELGFGAVRTVLASGNVLFDTDESDAAALRTRIEQALRKRFGYDAWIVLLTQKAVVGMAAAYPFERIDEERHPYLVFGSDAAVLDEIIEKAGSVDAKVERLKHGKGVLYWQCPRGESTDTPVAKLLAKTRYKSSTTARNLRTVEKLLTD; via the coding sequence ATGCCCGCGAAGAAACCTGCAAGCACGACCCGCCATGTCGCGCTGCTGCGCGGCGTGAACGTCAACGGCATCACGATCAAGAGCGCCGAACTCAAGGCGCTCTTCGTCGAGCTGGGCTTCGGCGCGGTGCGCACCGTGCTCGCCAGCGGCAACGTGCTGTTCGACACCGACGAAAGCGATGCCGCCGCGCTGCGCACCCGCATCGAGCAGGCCCTGCGCAAGCGATTCGGCTACGACGCCTGGATCGTGCTGCTCACGCAAAAGGCCGTGGTCGGCATGGCCGCGGCCTATCCCTTCGAGCGCATCGACGAAGAGCGGCACCCGTATCTGGTGTTCGGCTCCGACGCCGCCGTGCTCGACGAGATCATCGAGAAGGCCGGCAGCGTCGATGCCAAGGTCGAGCGGCTGAAGCACGGCAAGGGGGTGCTCTACTGGCAATGCCCGCGTGGCGAGAGCACCGACACGCCGGTCGCCAAGCTGCTCGCGAAGACGCGCTACAAGTCGAGCACCACCGCGCGCAACCTGCGCACGGTGGAAAAACTGCTCACGGACTGA
- the gloA gene encoding lactoylglutathione lyase, producing the protein MRLLHTMLRVGNLQRSIDFYTKVLGMNLLRTSENPEYKYSLAFIGYGNGNPDQAEIELTYNWGTESYELGTAYGHIALGVPDAYAACEKIKAAGGNVTREAGPVKGGTTVIAFVTDPDGYKIELIQRDEGAAGGGLR; encoded by the coding sequence ATGCGACTTCTTCACACCATGCTGCGCGTCGGCAACCTCCAGCGCTCCATCGACTTCTACACCAAGGTGCTCGGCATGAACCTGCTGCGCACGTCGGAAAACCCCGAATACAAGTACAGCCTCGCCTTCATCGGCTACGGCAATGGCAACCCCGACCAGGCCGAGATCGAGCTGACCTACAACTGGGGCACCGAGAGCTACGAGCTCGGCACCGCCTACGGCCACATCGCGCTCGGCGTGCCCGACGCCTACGCGGCCTGCGAGAAGATCAAGGCGGCGGGCGGCAACGTCACGCGCGAGGCCGGCCCGGTCAAGGGCGGCACCACCGTCATCGCCTTCGTGACGGACCCCGACGGGTACAAGATCGAGCTGATCCAGCGCGACGAAGGCGCGGCCGGCGGCGGCCTGCGCTGA
- a CDS encoding glutathione S-transferase family protein: MSPTLTLVSHLLCPYVQRAAIALHEKGVPFERVVIDLANKPQWFLDISPLGKVPLLKVRRPDDSEAVLFESNVICEYLEETQPGARLHPEDPLARAQHRAWMEFGSAILADVWGYETTQDAAVFEQKRLALAARFERVEATLGEGPYFAGKNFSLVDAVFAPVFRYFEVFDAISDSHVFDGKPRLNAWRQALAARPSVRDAVVPEYPRHLMDFLRKHQAHLLTLAA, encoded by the coding sequence ATGTCCCCGACACTCACACTCGTCAGCCACCTGCTGTGCCCCTACGTGCAGCGCGCAGCGATCGCGCTGCATGAAAAAGGCGTGCCCTTCGAGCGCGTCGTGATCGACCTCGCGAACAAGCCCCAGTGGTTTCTCGACATCTCGCCGCTGGGCAAGGTGCCGCTGCTGAAGGTGCGCCGGCCCGACGACTCCGAAGCCGTGCTGTTCGAGAGCAACGTGATCTGCGAATACCTCGAAGAAACGCAGCCCGGCGCGCGCCTGCACCCCGAAGACCCGCTCGCCCGAGCCCAGCACCGTGCATGGATGGAGTTCGGCTCGGCCATCCTCGCCGACGTCTGGGGCTACGAAACCACGCAGGACGCCGCCGTGTTCGAACAGAAGCGGCTCGCGCTCGCGGCCAGGTTCGAGCGCGTCGAGGCCACGCTCGGCGAAGGCCCCTACTTCGCGGGCAAGAACTTCAGCCTGGTCGACGCGGTGTTCGCGCCGGTGTTCCGCTACTTCGAGGTGTTCGACGCGATCAGCGACTCGCATGTGTTCGACGGCAAGCCCAGGCTGAACGCATGGCGGCAGGCGCTCGCGGCCCGCCCCAGCGTGCGCGACGCGGTGGTGCCCGAGTACCCGCGGCACCTCATGGACTTCCTGCGCAAGCACCAGGCCCACCTGCTGACCCTGGCGGCTTGA
- a CDS encoding ABC transporter ATP-binding protein: MSSSLHLESVRLAYDTPRGPHTVVDDFSLALAAGDIACLFGPSGCGKTTVLRAIAGFEPVRAGSIRLGDALLSSSQIHLPPEQRRVGMMFQEYALFPHLSAARNVAFGLRRLPRAAQRERVAEMLALVGLADAAERYPHELSGGQQQRIALARALAPSPALLLLDEPFSNLDGGTRERLTAQVRDILKQAGQTAILVTHNEAEAQAMADRIGVMHGGRVTHWQGTAVA; this comes from the coding sequence ATGAGTTCTTCGCTGCACCTCGAATCGGTACGGCTCGCCTACGACACGCCGCGCGGACCGCACACCGTGGTCGACGACTTTTCGCTCGCGCTGGCCGCGGGCGACATCGCCTGCCTGTTCGGCCCCTCGGGCTGCGGCAAGACCACGGTGCTGCGCGCCATCGCCGGCTTCGAGCCGGTGCGTGCCGGCAGCATCCGCCTGGGCGATGCATTGCTGTCGTCCAGCCAGATCCACCTGCCGCCCGAGCAGCGGCGCGTAGGCATGATGTTCCAGGAATACGCGCTGTTCCCGCACCTGTCGGCCGCCAGGAACGTGGCCTTCGGGCTGCGCCGCCTGCCTCGCGCCGCGCAGCGCGAGCGCGTGGCCGAGATGCTCGCGCTGGTCGGCCTGGCCGATGCCGCGGAGCGCTATCCGCACGAGCTTTCGGGCGGGCAGCAGCAACGCATCGCGCTGGCCCGCGCGCTCGCGCCCTCGCCCGCGCTGCTGCTGCTCGACGAGCCTTTCTCCAACCTCGACGGCGGCACGCGCGAGCGCCTGACGGCGCAGGTGCGAGACATCCTCAAGCAGGCGGGCCAGACCGCGATCCTGGTGACGCACAACGAGGCCGAGGCACAGGCCATGGCCGACCGCATCGGCGTGATGCACGGCGGGCGCGTCACGCACTGGCAAGGCACCGCGGTGGCATAG
- a CDS encoding ABC transporter permease: protein MNIGGRYGGLQAAGPAWRCASFLIALGVLAPVLTLAWLAFGSGVGHWGPLFAHVLPQAALNTALLLAGVGTLVLLIGTGCAWLVTAHDFPGRGVLHWALLLPLAMPTYIVAFAYLDLLHPIGPVQGAIRWMLGFDSPRQFRLPDLRSMPGAIFVLGFVLYPYVYMTARAMFMTQPAHLMEAARMLGESRRGAFFRVALPLARPALAVGLSLALLETLNDIGASEFLGVNTLTVAVYTTWITRSDLAGAAQIACAMLFMVVALVWLERSGRRHQRFGSAQRMRAVQPRRLRGGAAWAATAAAALPVLIGFVAPALYLVWESAKRLRQGGGISQGLLASLGNTLALAAGVTVAAVAAGLVVAWAARTQGSGINRARWQARVATLGYAVPGTVLAIGLLTPALAFDAALATAFGWQGLPLMAAGVVLVVACTIRFLAMPVGGIEAGLSRIPPAIEQASRLLGETTGGTLRRVHLPLLRPALAAGALLVFVDAMKELPATLLLRPANFDTLATWLYAEAARGTYEEGAIAALAIVLAGLLPVVLLARNQLGTPAATFSPDTP from the coding sequence ATGAACATCGGCGGTCGGTATGGGGGCCTGCAAGCCGCGGGCCCGGCCTGGCGCTGCGCGTCTTTCCTGATCGCCCTTGGCGTGCTCGCGCCGGTGCTCACGCTGGCCTGGCTCGCGTTCGGCTCGGGCGTGGGGCATTGGGGGCCGCTGTTCGCGCACGTGCTGCCGCAGGCGGCGCTCAACACGGCCTTGCTGCTGGCCGGCGTCGGCACGCTGGTGCTGCTGATCGGCACCGGCTGCGCCTGGCTGGTGACGGCGCACGACTTCCCCGGGCGCGGCGTGCTGCACTGGGCGCTGCTGCTGCCGCTGGCGATGCCGACCTACATCGTCGCTTTCGCCTATCTCGACCTGCTGCACCCCATCGGCCCGGTGCAGGGCGCCATCCGCTGGATGCTGGGCTTCGACAGCCCGCGCCAGTTCCGCCTGCCCGACCTGCGCTCGATGCCCGGCGCGATCTTCGTGCTGGGCTTCGTGCTGTACCCCTACGTCTACATGACGGCGCGCGCCATGTTCATGACGCAGCCGGCCCACCTGATGGAAGCCGCGCGCATGCTCGGCGAGAGCCGGCGCGGCGCGTTCTTCCGCGTGGCGCTGCCGCTCGCGCGGCCGGCGCTGGCCGTGGGCCTGAGCCTGGCGCTGCTGGAAACGCTCAACGACATCGGCGCCTCCGAATTCCTGGGCGTCAACACGCTCACCGTGGCGGTCTACACCACCTGGATCACGCGCTCCGACCTCGCGGGCGCCGCGCAGATCGCATGCGCCATGCTGTTCATGGTGGTGGCGCTGGTCTGGCTCGAACGCAGCGGCCGCAGGCACCAGCGCTTCGGCTCGGCGCAGCGCATGCGCGCGGTGCAGCCGCGCCGGCTGCGCGGCGGGGCCGCATGGGCCGCGACCGCCGCCGCCGCGCTGCCGGTGCTGATCGGCTTCGTCGCCCCGGCGCTCTACCTCGTCTGGGAGAGCGCCAAGCGGCTGCGCCAGGGCGGCGGCATTTCACAGGGCCTGCTCGCGAGCCTGGGCAACACGCTGGCGTTGGCCGCGGGCGTGACCGTGGCGGCCGTGGCCGCGGGCCTGGTGGTCGCCTGGGCCGCGCGCACGCAAGGCTCCGGCATCAACCGCGCGCGCTGGCAGGCGCGCGTCGCCACCCTGGGCTATGCGGTGCCTGGCACGGTGCTCGCCATCGGCCTGCTGACGCCCGCGCTGGCCTTCGACGCCGCGCTGGCCACGGCCTTCGGCTGGCAGGGCCTGCCGCTGATGGCCGCCGGCGTGGTGCTGGTGGTGGCCTGCACGATCCGCTTCCTGGCAATGCCGGTGGGCGGCATCGAGGCGGGTCTTTCGCGCATTCCGCCGGCCATCGAGCAGGCCTCGCGGCTGCTCGGCGAAACCACCGGCGGCACGCTGCGCCGCGTGCACCTGCCGCTGCTGCGCCCCGCGCTCGCGGCCGGCGCACTGCTGGTGTTCGTCGACGCGATGAAAGAGTTACCCGCCACGCTGCTGCTGCGGCCGGCCAATTTCGACACCCTCGCCACCTGGCTCTACGCCGAGGCCGCGCGCGGCACCTACGAGGAAGGCGCGATCGCCGCGCTCGCCATCGTGCTGGCCGGCCTGCTGCCGGTGGTGCTGCTGGCACGCAACCAGCTGGGCACGCCCGCCGCCACTTTCAGTCCGGACACGCCATGA
- a CDS encoding Fe(3+) ABC transporter substrate-binding protein, whose amino-acid sequence MTERSSVQGRAARALLGASATLLAVAALPAQAATDELTLYTTREPALIQPLISAFSAQSNIKVNTVFVKDGLLERVKAEGARSPADVLMTVDIGNLMDLVDGGVTQPVKSAVLESAIPANLRGADGQWFSLSMRARVLYADKSLPLTSFRYEDLANPKYKGKVCIRAGQHPYNTALVASLIAHDGEAKAEQWLRGVKANLARKATGGDRDVARDILGGICDIGLANSYYVGQMKSAKEGTDARKWGDAIKVVRPTFANAKSGGTHVNISGASVAKNAPQRANAVKLLEFLVSEPAQALYAQANYEYPVRKGVALDPIIGQTIGELKVDPLPLTEIAKYRKQASALVDKVGFDQ is encoded by the coding sequence ATGACCGAACGCTCAAGCGTCCAAGGCCGCGCCGCGCGCGCACTGCTCGGCGCCAGCGCCACCTTGCTGGCCGTCGCCGCCCTGCCCGCGCAGGCCGCCACCGACGAGCTCACGCTCTACACGACGCGCGAGCCGGCGCTGATCCAGCCGCTCATCTCCGCATTCAGCGCGCAGAGCAACATCAAGGTCAACACCGTGTTCGTGAAGGACGGCCTGCTGGAACGCGTGAAGGCCGAAGGCGCGCGCTCGCCGGCCGACGTGCTGATGACGGTGGACATCGGCAACCTCATGGACCTGGTCGACGGCGGCGTGACACAGCCGGTGAAGTCGGCGGTGCTCGAGTCGGCCATTCCCGCCAACCTGCGCGGCGCCGACGGCCAGTGGTTCTCGCTCTCGATGCGCGCACGCGTGCTGTACGCCGACAAGAGCCTGCCGCTCACCAGCTTCCGCTACGAAGACCTGGCCAACCCCAAGTACAAGGGCAAGGTCTGCATCCGCGCCGGACAGCACCCCTACAACACCGCGCTGGTCGCCTCGCTGATCGCGCACGACGGCGAAGCCAAGGCCGAGCAGTGGCTGCGCGGCGTCAAGGCCAACCTGGCGCGCAAGGCCACCGGCGGCGACCGCGACGTGGCGCGCGACATCCTGGGCGGCATCTGCGACATCGGCCTGGCCAACTCGTACTACGTCGGCCAGATGAAGAGCGCCAAGGAAGGCACCGACGCGCGCAAGTGGGGCGACGCCATCAAGGTGGTGCGCCCGACCTTCGCCAACGCCAAGAGCGGCGGCACGCACGTCAACATCAGCGGCGCGTCGGTGGCCAAGAACGCGCCGCAGCGCGCCAACGCGGTCAAGCTGCTCGAGTTCCTGGTGTCGGAGCCGGCACAGGCGCTCTACGCGCAGGCCAACTACGAATACCCGGTGCGCAAGGGCGTGGCGCTCGATCCGATCATCGGCCAGACCATCGGCGAGCTGAAGGTCGATCCGCTGCCGCTGACCGAGATCGCCAAGTACCGCAAGCAGGCCAGCGCCCTTGTCGACAAGGTCGGCTTCGACCAATAG
- a CDS encoding PaaI family thioesterase, producing the protein MTQNPSQLESWIAEERRIAERLEAGPGPGLARPEQIAGKTGLEVMQAMLAGEIPYAAIAKTLDFTIMEVRAGVAIFQGTPLPQHLNPLGTIHGGWVATMLDSALGCSVHTMMPPGRAYTTAELGVNYVKGLTPKVQRVRAEGKVIHCGKQLATAEARLYGPDGTLYAHATTTCLVFEIPPAR; encoded by the coding sequence ATGACACAGAACCCCAGCCAGCTCGAATCCTGGATCGCCGAAGAACGCCGCATTGCCGAGCGCCTCGAGGCCGGCCCGGGCCCCGGCCTCGCGCGCCCCGAACAGATCGCGGGCAAGACCGGCCTCGAAGTGATGCAGGCCATGCTGGCCGGCGAGATTCCCTACGCGGCCATCGCCAAGACGCTGGATTTCACGATCATGGAAGTGCGCGCCGGCGTGGCCATCTTCCAGGGCACGCCACTGCCGCAGCACCTGAACCCGCTGGGCACCATCCACGGCGGCTGGGTCGCGACGATGCTCGACTCCGCCCTGGGCTGCTCGGTGCACACCATGATGCCGCCCGGCCGCGCCTACACCACCGCCGAGCTTGGCGTGAACTACGTCAAGGGCCTCACGCCCAAGGTGCAGCGCGTGCGCGCCGAGGGCAAGGTGATCCATTGCGGCAAGCAGCTGGCCACCGCCGAAGCGCGCCTCTACGGACCCGACGGCACGCTGTACGCGCACGCCACGACCACCTGCCTGGTGTTCGAGATCCCGCCGGCGCGCTGA
- a CDS encoding MarR family winged helix-turn-helix transcriptional regulator, which produces MDTPTKPRGCTSFKVRQLSRRLSQFYDAEVSKSGLKTTQYSLLSNLARIGPSRPVDLAAELKMTASTLSRNLQPLITAGFVAQTAGADARSRLVQVTPEGEEKRREALGHWKTAQQKLNALLGVERVLALHLLIDESMELLGADEAPDADD; this is translated from the coding sequence ATGGACACCCCCACCAAGCCACGCGGCTGCACCAGCTTCAAGGTTCGCCAGTTGTCGCGCCGCCTTTCGCAGTTCTACGACGCCGAGGTGTCGAAGAGCGGCCTGAAGACCACGCAGTACTCGCTGCTGTCGAACCTGGCCCGCATCGGCCCCAGCCGCCCGGTCGACCTGGCCGCCGAACTCAAGATGACCGCCTCCACCCTGAGCCGCAACCTGCAGCCGCTGATCACCGCCGGCTTCGTGGCGCAGACCGCGGGCGCCGATGCGCGCAGCCGGCTGGTGCAGGTCACGCCGGAGGGCGAGGAGAAACGGCGCGAGGCGCTGGGCCACTGGAAGACCGCGCAGCAGAAGCTCAATGCGCTGCTGGGCGTGGAGCGCGTGCTGGCGCTGCACCTGCTGATCGACGAGTCGATGGAACTGCTGGGCGCCGACGAAGCCCCCGACGCCGACGACTGA
- a CDS encoding MFS transporter, with protein MFANQVSAWLQRRGIHYGWIVAAITFLTMLTMSAALGLPGAMLKPLGQEFGWSTEQISSALALRFALFGLMGPFAAVLMERYGLRAVICTGLALVGLGMALVTMASQLWQLFVLWSLMLGLGTGMTALVLGAVVANRWFVARRGLVIGMLTASSATGQLAFLPFAAWMIEHWGWRSAIVPIVIGSILIGLLALCLMRNRPSDIGLLPYGEKPGTQPATPAAAVPAMNFATPFRVLKEVSTNRTFWILAGTFFICGLSTNGLVQTHFISLCGDNGMGAVPAASVLAMMGAFDFVGTILSGWLSDRYDNRKLLFWYYGLRGLSLFWLPHSEFTIYGLGIFAMFYGLDWIATVPPTVKLAGAAFGPAKVGLVFGWVFAAHQLGAATAAYGAGFARTLLLTYTPALYAAGAACLVAALIVMMIRRPASKTGTPVASAAARA; from the coding sequence ATGTTCGCCAACCAAGTTTCCGCATGGCTGCAGCGCCGCGGCATCCACTACGGCTGGATCGTCGCCGCCATCACCTTCCTGACCATGCTGACCATGTCGGCCGCGCTGGGCCTGCCGGGCGCCATGCTCAAGCCGCTCGGCCAGGAATTCGGCTGGAGCACCGAGCAGATCTCGTCGGCGCTCGCGCTGCGCTTCGCGCTGTTCGGCCTCATGGGCCCGTTCGCCGCCGTGCTCATGGAGCGCTACGGCCTGCGCGCCGTCATCTGCACCGGTCTCGCGCTGGTGGGGCTGGGCATGGCGCTGGTCACGATGGCTTCGCAGCTGTGGCAGCTGTTCGTGCTGTGGAGCCTGATGCTGGGCCTGGGCACCGGCATGACCGCGCTGGTGCTCGGCGCGGTGGTGGCCAACCGCTGGTTCGTGGCGCGGCGCGGCCTGGTCATCGGCATGCTCACGGCCAGCTCGGCCACGGGGCAACTGGCGTTCCTGCCGTTCGCGGCCTGGATGATCGAGCACTGGGGCTGGCGCTCGGCCATCGTGCCGATCGTGATCGGCAGCATCCTCATCGGCCTGCTGGCGCTGTGCCTGATGCGCAACCGCCCGTCCGACATCGGCCTGCTGCCCTACGGCGAAAAGCCCGGCACGCAGCCGGCCACGCCCGCCGCCGCTGTCCCTGCCATGAACTTCGCCACGCCGTTCCGCGTGCTGAAGGAAGTCTCGACCAACCGCACCTTCTGGATCCTGGCCGGCACCTTCTTCATCTGCGGCCTGAGCACCAACGGCCTCGTGCAGACGCACTTCATCTCGCTGTGCGGCGACAACGGCATGGGCGCCGTGCCCGCGGCGTCGGTGCTCGCGATGATGGGCGCCTTCGACTTCGTCGGCACCATCCTGTCGGGCTGGCTGTCGGACCGCTACGACAACCGCAAGCTGCTCTTCTGGTACTACGGCCTGCGCGGGCTCTCGCTGTTCTGGCTGCCGCACTCGGAGTTCACCATCTACGGCCTGGGCATCTTCGCGATGTTCTACGGCCTCGACTGGATCGCCACCGTGCCGCCCACCGTCAAGCTCGCGGGCGCGGCCTTCGGTCCGGCCAAGGTGGGGCTGGTGTTCGGTTGGGTCTTCGCCGCGCATCAGCTGGGCGCCGCCACGGCCGCCTACGGCGCGGGCTTCGCGCGCACGCTGCTGCTGACCTACACCCCCGCGCTCTACGCGGCCGGCGCGGCCTGCCTGGTGGCGGCGCTGATCGTGATGATGATCCGCCGCCCCGCGTCCAAGACCGGCACGCCGGTGGCGTCCGCCGCGGCACGCGCCTGA
- a CDS encoding MATE family efflux transporter, with the protein MTAPGNTAELDPRTRRLLEAPIVPTLLRLAAPNVLVMVAQASVGLIETYFVGKLGTDALAGMALVFPIVMLMQMTSSGAMGGGIASSIARALGARRRADADALVWHAIVIALGFGLCFTLALLLGGRWLYGIMGGTGPALEAALTYSHWVFSGAVLVWLFNSLSAIIRGTGNMSVPANVTVVGVVFLIPASPLLIFGIGPLPGMGIAGGAMALLLYYLLGSIALIVYLRSPRSLLRPTLAALKLRWPLFRDILRIGLVGAVSTVATNLSIGIATALTGHFGSGALAGYGTASRLEYLLVPLVFGLGAPLVAMVGTCMGAGQRERALRATWAGAALAFALTETIGLAAALFPRPWLLLFGNDPAMLETGAHYLRVVGPLYGFFGVGLVLYFASQGAGRLLWPVLGNIARLAVAGTGGWLALRWGGGLTGVFAAQGVALVVYGIVIASAIAGGAWFGRVGWPRTTNGLLRRVAQA; encoded by the coding sequence ATGACCGCTCCCGGCAACACCGCCGAACTCGACCCCCGCACCCGCCGCCTGCTCGAGGCGCCCATCGTTCCCACGCTGCTGCGCCTGGCCGCGCCCAATGTGCTGGTGATGGTGGCGCAGGCCTCCGTCGGGCTGATCGAAACCTACTTCGTCGGCAAGCTCGGCACCGACGCGCTCGCGGGCATGGCGCTCGTGTTCCCCATCGTCATGCTGATGCAGATGACCTCCAGCGGCGCGATGGGCGGCGGCATCGCCTCGTCCATCGCCCGTGCGCTCGGCGCGCGGCGTCGCGCCGATGCCGATGCGCTGGTGTGGCACGCCATCGTCATCGCGCTGGGCTTCGGCCTGTGCTTCACGCTCGCGCTGCTGCTGGGTGGGCGCTGGCTCTACGGGATCATGGGCGGCACTGGACCGGCGCTCGAAGCCGCGCTCACTTACTCGCACTGGGTGTTCTCGGGCGCGGTGCTGGTGTGGCTGTTCAACTCGCTGTCGGCCATCATCCGCGGCACCGGCAACATGTCGGTGCCGGCCAACGTGACGGTGGTGGGCGTGGTGTTCCTGATTCCGGCGTCGCCGCTGCTGATCTTCGGCATCGGGCCGCTGCCGGGCATGGGCATCGCCGGCGGCGCGATGGCGCTGCTGCTGTATTACCTGCTGGGCTCCATCGCGCTCATCGTCTATTTGCGTTCGCCGCGCAGCCTGCTGCGGCCCACGCTCGCTGCGCTCAAGCTGCGCTGGCCGCTGTTCCGCGACATCCTGCGCATCGGGCTGGTGGGGGCGGTGTCCACCGTGGCCACCAACCTGTCGATCGGCATCGCGACCGCGCTGACCGGGCATTTCGGCTCGGGCGCGTTGGCCGGCTACGGCACGGCTTCGCGGCTCGAATACCTGCTGGTGCCGCTGGTGTTCGGCCTTGGCGCGCCGCTGGTCGCGATGGTCGGCACCTGCATGGGCGCCGGGCAGCGCGAACGGGCGCTGCGCGCCACCTGGGCCGGCGCGGCGCTGGCTTTCGCGCTGACCGAGACGATCGGCCTTGCGGCGGCGCTGTTCCCGCGCCCCTGGTTGCTGCTGTTCGGCAACGACCCCGCGATGCTGGAGACCGGCGCGCACTACCTGCGCGTGGTGGGGCCGCTCTACGGCTTCTTCGGCGTCGGGCTGGTGCTGTATTTCGCGTCGCAGGGCGCGGGCCGGCTGCTGTGGCCGGTGCTCGGCAACATCGCGCGGCTCGCGGTGGCCGGCACGGGCGGCTGGCTCGCGCTGCGCTGGGGCGGCGGGCTCACGGGCGTGTTCGCGGCGCAGGGCGTTGCGCTGGTGGTGTACGGCATCGTGATCGCGTCGGCCATCGCGGGTGGCGCGTGGTTCGGCCGGGTGGGCTGGCCGCGCACGACCAACGGCTTGCTGCGCCGCGTGGCGCAGGCCTGA
- a CDS encoding SDR family oxidoreductase, whose protein sequence is MQIKDSVVFITGANRGLGLAFAKAALAAGARKVYGAARDPKTVTLPGVTPVALDVTQPAQIEAAVRACGDVSVLVNNAGISRGSSLLGSPDAMAAARAEFETNFFGPWAVTQAFAPVLAANGGGAVLNVLSALSWTTFPGVATYSTTKSAAWSLSNGLRNELAGQGTQVTSLHVAFMDTDMAAHVPGAKASPDDVARQALEGVEAGRPEVLADTVTRQLKQGLSSDTPPYATAPAR, encoded by the coding sequence ATGCAGATCAAGGATTCCGTCGTCTTCATCACCGGCGCCAACCGCGGCCTCGGCCTTGCGTTCGCAAAAGCGGCGCTGGCCGCGGGCGCGCGCAAGGTCTACGGCGCGGCGCGCGACCCGAAGACCGTCACGCTGCCGGGTGTGACACCCGTCGCGCTCGACGTGACGCAGCCCGCGCAGATCGAGGCGGCCGTGCGGGCATGCGGCGATGTTTCGGTGCTGGTCAACAACGCCGGCATCTCGCGCGGATCGAGCCTCCTGGGCTCGCCTGACGCGATGGCCGCTGCGCGCGCCGAATTCGAAACCAATTTCTTCGGCCCCTGGGCCGTGACGCAGGCCTTCGCCCCGGTGCTCGCGGCCAACGGCGGCGGCGCGGTGCTCAACGTGTTGTCGGCCCTGAGCTGGACCACCTTCCCGGGCGTGGCGACCTACAGCACGACCAAGTCGGCCGCATGGTCGCTGAGCAACGGGCTGCGCAACGAACTCGCGGGGCAGGGCACGCAGGTCACCAGCCTGCACGTGGCCTTCATGGACACCGACATGGCCGCGCATGTGCCCGGTGCCAAGGCTTCGCCCGACGACGTGGCGCGGCAGGCCCTGGAAGGCGTGGAGGCAGGCAGGCCCGAGGTGCTGGCCGACACAGTCACGCGCCAGCTCAAGCAGGGCCTGTCGAGCGACACGCCGCCCTATGCGACGGCGCCTGCCCGATAA
- a CDS encoding aldolase → MSADSDYASPAVRKLREDLALALRAAAHHGLSEGVCNHFSVMLPGAQDRYLINPRGLHWSEIGPDDIVLIDVHGEVLAGRHRVEPTALFIHGAVHRLTGHAVVLHCHMPYATALTITVDRALDPTASQNAMRYMNRIAIDAEYNGLALDDAEGERIARAMSGKDVAFLANHGVIVAGGTIAHAYDDLYYLERACLHQVIAQSTGRPLAPVDSKLAAHVAAQIQGEREQSDLFFEALRRMLPAPRA, encoded by the coding sequence ATGTCCGCCGATTCCGACTACGCCAGCCCCGCCGTCCGCAAGCTGCGCGAAGACCTCGCACTGGCCCTTCGCGCCGCCGCCCACCACGGGCTGTCCGAAGGTGTGTGCAACCATTTCAGCGTGATGCTGCCGGGCGCGCAGGACCGCTACCTCATCAACCCGCGCGGGCTGCACTGGAGCGAGATCGGCCCCGACGACATCGTGCTGATCGACGTGCACGGCGAAGTGCTCGCCGGCCGCCACCGCGTGGAGCCCACCGCCCTCTTCATCCACGGCGCGGTGCACCGCCTCACGGGCCACGCGGTGGTGCTGCATTGCCACATGCCCTACGCCACGGCGCTCACGATCACGGTCGACCGCGCGCTCGACCCCACGGCGAGCCAGAACGCGATGCGCTACATGAACCGCATCGCCATCGACGCCGAATACAACGGCCTGGCGCTCGACGACGCCGAGGGCGAACGCATCGCCCGCGCGATGTCGGGCAAGGACGTGGCCTTTCTGGCGAACCACGGCGTGATCGTGGCGGGCGGCACCATCGCCCACGCCTACGACGACCTTTACTACCTGGAGCGCGCCTGCCTGCACCAGGTGATCGCGCAATCGACCGGGCGGCCGCTGGCACCGGTCGATTCGAAACTTGCCGCGCACGTGGCGGCGCAGATCCAGGGCGAACGCGAGCAGTCGGACCTGTTCTTCGAGGCGCTGCGGCGCATGCTGCCGGCGCCGCGCGCCTGA